A region of Argentina anserina chromosome 5, drPotAnse1.1, whole genome shotgun sequence DNA encodes the following proteins:
- the LOC126794906 gene encoding protein ABA DEFICIENT 4, chloroplastic, which translates to MAFSSSCLSLSPISALKIEYAKKGIRRWKNDGREQRFSYSLQSNNTALLGQQIWTGGAHQHKDWSFVGGSRVNVIPKLEISSVHRKSSGVYSSWLATSQIASTAFTLGTAAVLPFYGLMVVAPKAELTKSSIESSIPYIVLGLLYAYLLYLSWTPETMRLIFASQYWLPELPGIAKMFSNEMTLASAWIHLLVVDLFAARQIFRDGLENQLETRHSISLCLFFCPIGILTHVVTKALTKSAGRSSTHKMH; encoded by the exons ATGGCCTTCTCTTCCTCTtgcctctccctctctccaaTCTCAGCTCTCAAG ATTGAATATGCTAAGAAGGGTATAAGACGTTGGAAGAATGATGGAAGGGAACAAAGATTCAGTTATTCACTTCAAAGTAATAACACTGCACTCTTAGGTCAACAGATCTGGACAGGGGGAGCTCATCAACACAAGGACTGGAGTTTTGTTGGTGGTTCAAGAGTTAATGTAATACCAAAACTTGAGATATCCAGTGTGCACCGAAAAAGCTCCGGAGTATATTCCTCAT GGCTGGCAACTTCTCAAATAGCTAGCACAGCTTTTACTTTGGGGACAGCAGCAGTACTCCCATTTTATGGCCTCATGGTTGTTGCACCTAAAGCTGAACTA ACAAAATCATCTATTGAAAGCAGTATACCGTATATTGTGCTTGGACTTCTCTATGCTTATCTACTATACCTCTCTTGGACTCCAGAAACAATGCGGTTGATTTTTGCAAGTCAATACTGGCTGCCTGAG CTTCCTGGGATAGCAAAAATGTTCTCTAATGAGATGACATTAGCTTCTGCATGGATCCACTTGTTGGTTGTTGATCTCTTTGCAGCAAG GCAGATTTTTCGTGACGGATTGGAAAACCAATTGGAAACGCGACATTCAATTTCTCTTTGCCTATTTTTCTGTCCCATTGGAATTCTTACTCATGTTGTCACCAAAGCACTAACTAAAAGTGCCGGGAGGTCCAGCACGCACAAAATGCATTGA